In one Methylobacterium sp. SyP6R genomic region, the following are encoded:
- a CDS encoding MBL fold metallo-hydrolase, with amino-acid sequence MPSTPRAAIIPVTPFQQNCTLLWCEATKRAAVIDPGGDLDRIRAAIAKAGVTVEKILLTHGHIDHAGGAADLRDALEVPVEGPHRADKPLLDRLPETGAAYGIDGAKAITPDRWLDEGDTVTVGELTFDVLHCPGHSPGSVVLVSRDARFAQVGDVLFRGSVGRTDLPGGDHAALISSIKVKLLPLGDDVAFIPGHGPTSTIGQERLSNPFLQ; translated from the coding sequence ATGCCGAGCACGCCCCGCGCCGCGATCATCCCGGTCACGCCGTTCCAGCAGAACTGCACCCTGCTGTGGTGCGAGGCGACGAAGCGGGCTGCCGTGATCGATCCGGGCGGCGACCTCGACCGAATCCGGGCGGCGATCGCGAAGGCCGGCGTCACGGTCGAGAAGATCCTGCTCACCCACGGCCATATCGACCATGCCGGCGGCGCGGCCGACCTGCGCGACGCGCTCGAGGTCCCCGTCGAGGGGCCGCACCGCGCCGACAAGCCGCTCCTCGACCGCCTGCCCGAGACCGGGGCGGCCTACGGCATCGACGGCGCCAAGGCGATCACCCCCGACCGCTGGCTCGACGAGGGCGACACGGTGACGGTGGGGGAACTGACCTTCGACGTGCTGCACTGCCCCGGCCATTCCCCGGGCAGCGTGGTGCTGGTGAGCCGGGACGCGCGCTTCGCGCAAGTCGGCGACGTGCTCTTCCGCGGCTCGGTCGGCCGCACCGACCTGCCGGGGGGCGACCACGCCGCCTTGATCTCCTCGATCAAGGTGAAGCTGCTGCCGCTCGGCGACGACGTCGCCTTCATCCCCGGCCACGGCCCGACCAGCACGATCGGCCAGGAGCGGCTGTCGAACCCGTTTCTCCAGTAA